The sequence CTTTTTCCTTCCAACTGGGAGCTGTCGGCGGCCCGGGCCGCCAGCGTCGTCCGCCGCCTCATCCATTACGGCGTGGCGCCCCCCAGGCTGGCTGCGGTGGGTTACGGTGCCGAGCACCCGGTGGCGGACAACGGCACCGCCGAGGGACGTTATCGCAACCGCCGTGTGGTGATGGTGCTGCAGTCCAAGACCCTGGCGCGTTATCCGGTGACGGGCGGCGAAAGGCAGCGCCTGCTGGCGCAGCCCCGGGAGTGAGTGACATGCGGGTTTGGGCGGTATCCAATCAGAAGGGAGGCGTCGGCAAGACCACCACCGTCGCCAATCTGGCCGGCCTGCTGGCCCGGGGCGGCGAGCGGGTGCTGGTGATCGACCTCGACCCCCACAGCTCCTTGAGCGTCTACTTCGGTTTCGATCCCGAGCAGGTGGAAAGCGGGGTTTACGACCTGTTCCGCGCAGCCATGCAGCGCCAGCCCCTTGCGCCCAAAAGCCGTATCCAGCCGACTCCGGTGGAGAATATCGACATCCTGCCCGCCGCTATGGCGCTGGCGACCATCGAACGCCAGGCCGGCGCGGTGGAGGGGCTGGGGCTGGTGATCCGGCGCGCCCTGGGCGAAATCGCGCCGGATTACGAGCGGGTGTTGATCGACAGTCCGCCGATGCTCGGGGTATTGATGGTCAACGCCCTGGCGGCCTGCGAGCGCCTGTTAATTCCGGTCATCGCCGATTTTCTCTCCCTGGGCGGGCTGGAGCGGATGCTGCGAACCCTGGCGATGATCGACCGCTCGCGCCGCCAGCCGTTGCCCTATCTGATCGTGCCCACCCTCTACGACCGCCGGCCGCGGATTTCCGCCGACACCCTCAGGGTGCTGGAGGATCGTTACGGCGAGCACCTCTGGCCCAGCGTCATCCCCCAGGACACCAAGGTGCGTGAAGCCAGCCGGGCCCATCTGCCGTTGTGTCACTACCATCCCAGATCCCGGGCGGCACTCGCCTATGAAACCCTGCTGGATTACCTGCTCGAGCAGGAAGACCAGCCAACCCTTCAGGCGGCATCGGCATGACGGATTCCCTGACCTCCCCCGACACGGAACTGCAGGCTTATCTGGAGGCGCTGTTGACTCTGCCTCCGGAACCGGCGCAGCGCTCTCCGACACCGGAGCCGGTACGCTGCCCGCCTTCTGGGAAAAAGCCGGCTGCGGACGGTTTGGAGGCGTCTTCCGGCCCGCCGCTGCCGCCGGGCTGCCCGGACGGATTGGGGGCGCGGTTTCCGGTTCTGCGCTTCAGACTGGGAAATCTGCGTTTCGCCGCCCCGCTGGCCCATCTCCGCGGTGCCTGGGAGATCAACGCCGATGCCCTGCGGCCGTTGTCCGGCCCGGGCCTGGTGGGTGAGATGGCGCAGCTGGGCGAAGACTGGATCGTGCTGGACACCGCCGCCCTGATCGTTTCCGGAGGCAGGCTGGAGGTGGATTACCGCTGGGCTCTGCCCACCGCACTGGGGACGTTCGCGCTTGCCTGCGAGGCGGTGGAGCGGGAAATCGACGTGGCGGCGTCCCAGGTCCGCTGGCGTGAGGATCAAAGCCGCCGTCCCTGGTTGTTGGGCATGGTGGGCGGAACGGAAAAATGTCCTTTGCTCGATATCGAAATCCTGGTGGCCGACTGGCAGGCCCGGTCGCAGAAATAATGTTTTGGAGGAATGCATATGGCGGAAGCAGCGAAAAAACTGAAAGATGAACTGATTCAATGGGTGACCTTCCGGCTCGGGGAGGAAACCTACGGCATCAACGTGATGCAGGTGCAGGAGGTGCTCCGGGTCAGCGAGATCGCGCCTGTTCCCGGCGCGCCGGACTACGTCATCGGCATCATCAACCTGCGCGGCAACGTGGTCACCGTCATCGACACCCGGGCGCGCTTTGGCCTGCCGTCGAAGGAACCGGACGACCTGTCCCGGATCGTCATCATTGAATCCAACAATCAGGTGATCGGCATTCTGGTGGACAGCGTCGCCGAGGTGGTCGAGCTGCGCGGCGACGAGATCGAGGTGGCCCCCAACATGGGCAACGAGGAGAGTGCCCGCTACATCCAGGGGGTGAGCAGCCGCAAGGGCGAGTTGCTGATTCTGGTGGACCTCAACAAGCTGTTGACCGAGGAGGAAATGGCCGAAGTCGGAGGGCTGTGACCACCGCCGGCTTGATGGAGAACGGATGGCGCGCGACAATGAATGCTTTGTTTTCCACGCCTACGTTTGCCGATGTTCGGGTTGTCGCCGCCGTTTGTCCTGTTGATCGCCGTTTTGCTGGCGGTCGTCCTTGTCGAGGCGATCCTTGTGGCCTGGTTGTGGCGGCGGCACTGGCGGCTGGAGCAGTCTCTGCGCGAGTGGGAGGCAAGGCAGCGCCGGCAGCATCAGGATATCGCCGGGCTGTGTGCCGCAGGTCTGCAGGTCGATGCCCGTCTGGCCCGTTTGGAACGGATGCTGGCGGAAACCCGCGAATGGCTGCAGGCCGCCGGTCCGGCGGAGGGAACCGGCGGGGCGGTCGCCTATCAGACCGCGATTGAGCGGATCCGGGAAGGGGCCGGCGTTGAGGAACTGGTGAGCGAGTGCGGTTTCACCCGCGAGGAGGCCAACCTGCTGATCCGCCTGCACCGCGACGAAACCGGCGCCGGTTTCTCCTGACGCCCGCCTCAGTCCGCCTCCGGGCCTGACTTGCCGCTGAGCCAGTAAGCGAAGGCGATCACCTCGGCGACGGCCACGTACAGCTCCCTTGGAATCTCCTCGCCTAGCGGCACCCGCGATAAGACCTTGGCCAGCTGTGGATCGTGGTGCACTGGCACCTGGTGGTCTTCCCCGGTGGCGATGATGCGCCCGGCGGTTTCCCCGTGGCCTTTGGCGACGATGCGGGGAGCCGAGGTGCCGTCGTATTTGAGGGCCACGGCCAAGTCCGGCGGATTGACGGTCGTGGTGTCGGGTTTGCGGCTCATGCTTCCTCGTTCAGCAAGGGTCCTGCGGCGGCCGGTTCCGGGGTCGGGGGCGGCAGCGGCCGTTCCGTCACCTGCAAGCGGGCCGGCGTCAGCCCCGCCAGGGACAGGCGTCGTTCCAGTTGTTCCAGATGCTGCGCGAACAGGCGCCGGGTGTCCGGCCGCTCCCCCCAGAAGTAACTGCTGATCTGCCGCCCGCTCAGGACGATGCGGGCCCGGATCGTGCCCAGGGATGCCGGCTGCAGTTCCAGGTCCACCGACCACAGCGGCCGGGAAGCTTCCGCATCAGCGCCGTTTCTTTCCTGTTCCCTTTTGATGACCAGGGTCAGCACCTCCAGGCTTTGGTCATCGTGATAGGGGATCTCTAGATGCCAGACGGTTTCGGGGCGGTCCGGTTGCGGCAGTGAGGCCAGCTGGTCGACGGTGATCCGGGCCAGCGCCGCGGTGACTTTCCGGCTCAGGGAATCGAGCAGGGTTTCCAGCGTCCGGGAGTGGGCCTCCCTTGACGGGAGTGTATCGGATGGGGAGGATGCGTGCTCTGGAGACGGATGCAGCGGCAGGGCTGGGCGCTCGCGAAGGGCGTCCGCCAATTGCCGGAGCTGGTGTTTGAGATCCGGCGGCCGGGAGGCGGCGGACGCCTCCGCCGGGATATCGGCAAACAGCCCGCTGCGGCGGACGGCCTGGCGCAGACGGTCGGGGGAAACCAGCTCGGTCTGCCGTGGCAGTGCCTGCCGCAATTGTTCGAGCTGACGGCGTACCGGTTCGGGTATTCGGGGGTCGCCGGCCAGTTGCAGCAGGGCCGGCAGGCTCTGGGTCAGCGGCTGTTGCTGCGGCAGGACATTGCGGAGCAGTTGGGCGGGGGCGTCGCCACTGGAAGCCGGTTGCAGCACCCGCAGCTGGGGTTGCGGGCCGCCCTGGACGACCTCCAGCCGGACCTGTCCCCCGGCGGGCAGGGAAACCTGCGTGTCGGCGATCACCCGGCTGCCGAGCATTTCCAGCATCACCTGGTTGGGACCGGTCTGGGCCAGCACCCGGGCCTGGATGCGCTGTCCCGGCTGCAATACCTGCAACGGGGGAACCGGTTGGGAAGGGGCGCTGCTGCGCCCGAGCACCGGAATCAGCGCTTGCAGGGCCCGGCGGATTTCCATGTTCAGAAGGCCAGCATCTTCTGAATCTGCCAGATTTCCTCCCGCGCGGTTTCCAGCACGTTCATGCTGGTGTCGGCGTCCAGCCGTCCGGCGAGCAGTTTGCGGTAGGCGGGCACGGTGTCGATCCGGGGAACCTGGCGGATCTCCGGGGAACCGATGAAACTGTGCAGCTGCGACACCAGGACGATGTCGAGATAGTCCGGTTCCGGGCCTGCGTCGTGGAACCAGTCCTCGGCTTTGCGGGCGATGACGGCGAAGTCCTCGGGGAAGTCCCAGCGCCGCATGATGGCCGCCCCCACCGGCCCCCGCAGTCTGGCGATGGTGTGCTCCAGTTCCGCAGGATCGCTGAGCAGGTCCATGTGGGCATCGGCGAAGGTCAGTACCGGCACCGCGCCGATGTCGTGGATCAGACCGATGAGCATGGCCCGGTCCGGATCGAAGCCGGGGGTCTTGTGGGCCAGCACGGCGCAGATGGCGGCCACGTAGCTGCTGTGCCGCCAGAGGGCGTTCATGCGTTTCCGGATCCGGTGGGACTTGGCCTGGAACACCGCCTTGAGCGCCAGGGTGGTGATGATGTGCTGTGCCGCCTTGAGGCCCAGGCGGGTGAGGGCCTGGGGGCAGCTTTCGATGCGGCGTCGCCCCCGGTACAGGGGGCTGTTGGCGATCTGGATCAGGCGGGCGGTGATGACCGGGTCCATCTGCACCACCTTGGCGATTTTGGTGTTGCTGGCCTTGGGATCGTTGATGGCGCGGCGAATCTTGAGGGAAATGTCGGGAATGGTGGGGAGGGAGAGCTTGTTTTCCTTCAGGGCCCGGCAGCACTCCCGGAAGAAGGGACCGGCGTGTTCCAGCGCTTCGGGAGTATCAGTCTCGGTCTGGGAGGGCGCGGGCATAAGCGGGTGTTTTTGTCGGCGTTGTCCTCATCAAGTCTAGCCGTTTTCGCAACAAACGGCAGGGCGGTGGTGCGGGAAACCACCGCCCTGCCGGTTCACTCCGATGGGCCGGCATTGTCCGCCTTGTCCCGCCGCGGCCGCAGATGGGGGAACAGCAGCACGTCGCGGATCGACGGCGAATCGGTCAGCAGCATTACCAGCCGGTCGATGCCGATGCCTTCGCCGGCGGTTGGCGGCATGCCGTGTTCCAGGGCGATGATGTAGTCCTCGTCGAAGTGCATCGCCTCCTCGTCGCCGGCATCCTTGGCTTCCACCTGTTTGCGGAAGCGTTCGGCCTGGTCCTCAGGGTCGTTGAGCTCGGTGAAGCCGTTGGCGATCTCGCGCCCGGCGATGAAGAGCTCGAAGCGGTCGGTGACCTCCGGGTTTTGGTCGTTGCGCCGCGCCAGGGGGGAGACTTCCACCGGATATTCGGTGATGAAGGTGGGGTCGAGCAGCTTGGGTTCGACGCTCTTTTCGAAGATCTCGGTCTGCACCTTTCCCAGCCCCCAGGTAGGCAGCACCGGAATCTCCAGCCTTTCCGCCACCCGGCGGGCGCTTTCCAGGTTGTCCACGTCCTCGGCCGCCAGCCCCGGGTTGAACTTCAGCAGCGACTCGAACAGGGTGTAGCGCTGGAACGGCCGGCCGAAGTCGTACTCGCGTCCCTGGTAGGTGACGGTCGCGCTGCCGAGGACCGATTCGGCCAGCTCCCGCAGCAGGGTTTCGGTCAGGTCCATCAGCTCCGGGTATTCGGCGTAGGCCTGGTAGAACTCCAGCATGGTGAATTCCGGATTGTGCTGGGTCGAGAGGCCCTCGTTGCGGAAGTTGCGGTTGATTTCGAAGACCCGCTCGAAGCCGCCCACCACCAGGCGTTTAAGATACAGCTCCGGGGCGATGCGCAGGTACAGCTGCATGTCGAGGGCGTTGTGGTAGGTGATGAAGGGGCGGGCGGCGGCGCCGCCGGGGATCACCTGCATCATCGGGGTTTCGACTTCGAGGAAGTCGCGGTCGATGAGGAACTGGCGGATGCGCTGCACCATCTGGGAGCGGATGATGAAGGTGCGGCGGCTGACCTCGTTCATGATCAGGTCGAGGTAGCGCTGGCGGTAGCGGGCCTCGCGGTCGGTGAGGCCGTGATATTTCTCCGGCAGGGGGCGCAGGCACTTGGCCAGCAGGCGGATTTCGTCCACCTTCACCGACAGCTCGCCGGTCTTGGTCTTGAACAGCACGCCCTCGGCGCCGAGGATGTCGCCCACATCCCATTTCTTGAATTCCTGATACAGGCCGTCGGGCAAATTGTCGCGGGTGACGAACAGCTGGATGCGCCCGGAATAGTCCTGGATGTGGCAGAAGCTGGCCTTGCCCATGATCCGCCGGGTCATCATCCGCCCGGCGACCCGCACCCGCAGCGGGGTTTGCTCGAAGAACTCGGCCGGTTTGTCGTCATAGCGGGCGTGGAGCTCGGCGGCGACGCTGTCGCGGCGGAAATCGGTGGGATAGGAGAAGCCGGCCTCGCGCAGGGCCGCGAGCTTGGCCCTGCGCTGGGCGATGAGGTCTTGTTCGGTATTGGTTTTCGTGTTCATTGATGTCTGGTGTGGGTTGAAAGATTACAGTCCCTGTTTCAGGCTGGCCTCGATGAAGGGATCGAGATCGCCGTCGAGCACCGCCTGGGTGTTGCCCACCTCGACGCCGGTGCGCAGATCCTTGATCCGCGACTGGTCGAGGACGTAGGAGCGGATCTGATTGCCCCAGCCGATGTCGGACTTGGACGCCTCCAGCTGCTGCTGTTCGGCGCGGCGCTTCTGCATCTCCAGCTCGTAGAGCTTGGCCTTGAGCTGTTTCATCGCCGTGGCCTTGTTTTTGTGCTGGGAGCGGTCGTTCTGGCACTGGACCACGATGCCGGTGGGCAGATGGGTGATGCGCACCGCCGACTCGGTCCGGTTGACGTGCTGGCCGCCGGCGCCGGAGGCGCGATAGACGTCGATGCGCAGGTCCGCCGGATTGATGTCGATGTCGATGTCGTCCTCCACCTCGGGGGAGACGAACACCGCCGCGAACGAGGTATGGCGGCGGTTGCCGGCATCGAAGGGGGACTTGCGCACCAGCCGGTGGACGCCGGTTTCGGTCCGCAGCCAGCCGTAGGCGTAGGGGCCCTCCACCTTGATGGTGGCGCTTTTGATGCCTGCCACTTCCCCGGGCGACAGCTCGATGATCTCGGTCTTGAAGCCCTTATTCTCGGCCCAGCGCAGGTACATGCGCAGCAGCATGTCGGCCCAGTCCTGGGCCTCGGTACCGCCGGAGCCGGCCTGGATGTCGAGGAAGGCGTTGCTGGCGTCCATCTCGCCGGCGAACATGCGGCGGAATTCCAGATCGGCCACCGTCTTCTCGAAGTTTTCCAGATCGGCGGCAATGCTGGCGATGGTGTCCTCGTCGCCTTCCTCCTGGGCCATCTCCAGCAGCTCGGCGGCATCGGCCAGGCCCTGGGAGAGGTTGTCCAGGGTCTGGACGGTCTCCTCCAGATGGGCTCGTTCCTTGCCCAGCGCCTGGGCCCGGTCCGGGTCGTTCCAGACCGCCGGATCTTCCAGTTCGCGCAGGATTTCTTCTAAGCGCTCTTTCTTGTTATCGTAGTCAAAGATACCCCCTCAGAGCCTCGACGCGGCTCTGGAGGTCTTCGATCTTGCGGCTCAACTGATTGAGTTCCAATGCTTCCATCGTCTCCTCGCGTTGGATAGAAATCGGATAATTTTACCTTAATTGACGTTTGTCGCCGCGTTAAGTTGACCGCCCTTAGACCGGGAGGATGCCATGACACTGGAAACCGCGCTCCGGGATTATCTGGCCCAACAGCTTCGGGTGGTGGAGGCGGAGGAAGCCGGGATCGTTCAGGACACCGATCCGGAGCCGCTGCACCGTTTCCGGGTCGCCCTGCGCCGCAGCCGCGCCGTGCTGGGGGAGATGCAGGCGGAGGTGGTGCCGAAACTGGCCGGCCTGCGCCGGCAGATGGCCGCCGTCATGCGCCGGACCAACGCCCGCCGCGATGCCGACGTCTTCCTGGCGCTGCTGCCGACGTGGCGCGGGCAGGTGCTGGATTTTCTCGCCGACGGCATCGAGGGGCTGGAACGGCCGCTGAGGCGGCAGCGCGAGGAAGCCCACCGGCAGGTGCTCGCGCTGCTCGGAAGCGAGGAATACAGGAAGCTGAAGAACGACTGGCACGCCTGGCTGACGGCCCCGCCGGGGGCGTGGCTGGCGGCGGAGCAGACCGAACCGCCGGCGGAGATTCTGCAGCGCCACATTGCAAGGCGGCGTAAGAAGGTCAAAAAGCGGCTGCGGACGCTGGCGCGCGATGCGGCGCCGGAAGCGGTGCACCGCCTGCGGATTGCGGTGAAGAAGCTGCGTTACCTGCTGGAGTTCGCCGCCGCCAGCGGGGAAATCGCAGGTGCGAAGCAGGCCATCGCCCGTCTCAAGGAATTGCAGGACTGGCTCGGCGCCCATCACGATGCAGCGGTCCAGTCTGCCTGGCTGGGGCGGATATTGACCGAAGCGCCGCGCCTGTCCCGCCACACCGCAGCCGTCATCGGTTGGCTGCTGGCAGAGCGCCAGCGGTGTCAGGCGCGGGCGCTGCGCAAACTGTCCAGGCTGTCCGGGCGTTGGGGCGACTAGTCCTAGCGGTCGTCGCGCACCTGAACCATCCCGTCCTTCACCCGCACCGGGAACACGTGCAAATCCTCGTAGGCCGGAGGGCTGAGGACCTCGCCGGTCTTGATGCAGAAGCGGGCGCCGTGGCGGGGACAGACGATCACGTCGCCTTCCACCTCGCCGCTGGCGATTTCCGCCCCATCGTGGGTGCAGACGTCCTCGATGGCGTAGAATCCGCCGTCGAGATTGAACACCGCCACCTCGGTGCCGTCGACCTCGACGACCACGTGCTGGCCCGGCTTCAGATCCTCGACCTTACAGACTTCGATCCAGTCGGACATGGGTTGAATCCCTCGTGAAGTTGTGAATTCAGGCGTCGCAGGGGACGGGTGGAAGGGCGTACCCGGCCCGGACGGGCGGGTTTCGAGCCCCCAGGGAAGGGTTTACGGCGTCCCTGGAACCCGTTCCCTGCGGCGATCCCCAAGCTGGCATTTGCCTATTCGGTGCTCACCGCCTCCTGTTCGCCCTTGATCGCCGCCTCCAGCGAATGCCAGGGCAGGGTGGCGCACTTGATCCGGGACGGATACTGGCGCACTCCGGCCAGCACCGCCAGCTTGCCCAGTTCCTCCCGCTTCAGGTCATCGTCCTGACCGGTGACGATCTTGTGGAAAACATCGAACAGTTTTTCCGCCTCCGCCAGGGTCTTGCCTTTGACGATTTCGGTCATCAGCGAGGCCGAGGCGGTGGAGATGGCGCAGCCCTGGCCCTGGAAGCTGACGTCGGCGATACGGTCGCCGTCGAGCTTCAGGTACAGGGTGATGCGGTCGCCGCAGAGGGGGTTGTGGCCCTCGATGATCCGGTCGGCGTCCTCCATGGGGCGGAAATTGCGGGGATTGCGATTGTGGTCGAAGACCACCTCCTGGTACAGATCTCTGAGATCGTCGAGCATCAGCTGAACACCTTGATGATTTCCTTGAGTGCATAGATGAGCAGATCCACCTCCTCGCGGGTGTTGTACATCCCGAAGGAGGCGCGGGCGGTGGCGGGCACCCGGAAGAAGTCCATCACCGGCATGGCACAATGGTGGCCAGCCCGGACCGCGATGCCGTAATGATCGAGGAAGGTGCCCAAGTCGTGGGGATGGACCCGGTCTACCACGAACGACAGAATCGCCCCCTTGTGCCGGGCGGTGCCGATCAGGCGCAGACCCGGCACTTCAGCGGCGCGCTCGGTGGCGTATTGAATGAGGTCGTGCTCGTGGGCGGCGATGGCCTCCAGGCCGATTCCCTGCACGTACTCGATGGCCGCCGCCAGCCCGACCGCCTCGGCGATGGCCGGGGTGCCGGCTTCGAATTTGTAGGGCGGATCGGCGTATTCGGTCTTCTCGAAGGTGACGGTGCGGATCATTTCCCCGCCCCCCTGCCACGGCGGCATCGCCTCGAGCAGCCCGCGCCGGCCGTAGAGGGCGCCGATGCCGGTGGGGCCGTAAACCTTGTGGCCGGAGAAGGCGTAGAAGTCGCAGCCGAGCGCCTGCACGTCCACCGCCAGGTGAGGGACCGCCTGGGCGCCGTCCACCAGCACTTTGGCCCCGTGGGCGTGGGCCATGTCGATCAGCCGTTCGACCGGATTGATGGTGCCGAGAGCGTTGGACATATGGGTCACCGCCACCAGCTTGGTGCGGGCCGTCAGCAGCCGTTCGAATGCTTCCAGCAGCAGTTCGCCATGGGTGTCGATGGGGGCCACCTTCAGCACCGCCCCGGTCTGCTGGCATACCAGCTGCCAGGGAACGATGTTGGAGTGGTGCTCCATGGCGGTGATGAGGATTTCGTCGCCTTCCTTGAGGTTGGAGTGCCCCCAGCTCTGGGCCACCAGATTGATGGCTTCGGTGGTGCCGCGGACGAAGACGATTTCCTCCACCGCCTCGGCATTCAGGAACTGGCGCACAGTCTCGCGGGCGGCCTCGTACCTGGCGGTGGCGCGCTCGCCCAGGGTGTGGACGCTGCGGTGGATGTTGGCAAAGTCGCGGCGGTAGAAGTCCGCCAGGGTGTCGATGACGGCATTGGGCTTCTGGGCGCTGGCGGCGTTGTCCAGGTACACCAGCGGCTTGCCGCGCACCTGCTGCGCCAGGATGGGGAAATCGGCACGGATGCGATCGATGGGGTAAGCGCTCATGATTCCTCGTCCAGTTCGATGGCGTCGAAGCGATCGTCCAGTCGCCGGTGCAGATAGGCCCGCAGCGGGACGATCCCGACCTGCTCGATCAGTTCGTTGACGAAGCCGTAGAGCAGCAGCTGGCGCGCGGCCGCCTGATCGATGCCGCGGGTTTCCAGGTAGAACAGGGCGTCGGGATCGAGCTGGCCGACGGTGACGCCGTGGGCGCACTTGACGTCGTCGGCGTAGATCTCCAGCTGCGGCTTGGTGTCGATCTCGGCGTCGTCCGACAGCAGCAGGTTGCGGTTGTTCATTTCCGCATCGGTGCGCTGGGCGCCGGGTTCGACGACGATGCGGCCCTGGAACACGCTGCGGCCGCGCTGCTCGGCGATGGCCTTGTAGGCTTCGCGGCTGACGCTGTCCGGGCGGGCGTGGATCAGCCGGGTGTGGCTGTCCAGATGACGGCGGCCGTCGGCCCAGTGGAGGCCGTCGAAGCGGGTCTCACAGCCCTGCCCCAGGCGGGCGTGGATGTCGCTGCGGGCCAAGAGGGCACCGAGGGCGAAGTGGGTCTGGCGGCAGCGGGCGCCGTCGGCCTGATCGACGTAGAAGCCGCCGAAGTGGAAGGCGCGATCGTGTTCCTCCTGAATCTTGACGTGATCCAGCGCCGCGTTCTCCGCCAGCACCACTTCGGTGACGTGGGCGGTCAGGCCGGCCTCGACGCCGGCGTAGGACTCGATCACCGTCGCCCTGGCGCCCGCTTCCAGGCGGATCAGATGGCGGGTGAGGGCGGCGGCGGGCTGGGTCTGGATGTGAAGGATCTGGACCGGGTGTTCCAGTTCGACGCCGCTTTGCAGCCACAGCAGCATCCCGCCGTGGAACAGGGCGGTGTTGTAGGCGATGAAACCGTGGTCTTCGTCCACCGCCTGGCCGAGAATCCGGCTCACCTGATCGGGATGGCGGCGCAGGGCGCTGTCCAGATCACACAGGATTACGTCGCCGGCCAGGGCCGGATGGGACAGGTCACGGTGGAAATGACCGTCGATGAAGACCAGGTGCCAGCAGTCGGCCAACAGGCGCTGCTGAACCCAGGCCACGTCCACCTGGCCGGATTCGGCGGCGACGGGAAAGCGTTTGCGCGCGATCGGGGTGACGTTGGTGTAGCGCCATTCCTCCTCGCGGGGGGAGGGGAAACCGCAGGCAACGAAACGTTCCAGGGCCTTGCGGCGCAGGCCGGCGAGCCAGGCCGGGGCGTTTTCCGCCAGCACGTCGGTGTGCCGGCGCAGCGGTTCGATCACTTCGGCAGGGAGCGTCATCGGGCCTGGGCCTCCAGGTGGGCTTCGATCCAGCCGTAGCCTTTGGCTTCCAGCTCCTTGGCCAATTCCGGGCCGCCGGACTTGACGATGCGACCGCCGGCGAACACGTGGACCACGTCCGGCACCACGTAGTCGAGCAGGCGCTGGTAGTGGGTCACCATCAGGAAACCGCGCTGTGGGCCGCGCAGGGCGTTGATGCCCTTGGCGACTATCTTGAGGGCGTCGATGTCCAGCCCCGAGTCGATCTCGTCGAGGATGCACAGGGTCGGTTCCAGCACCAGCATCTGCAGGATCTCGTTGCGTTTCTTCTCGCCTCCGGAGAAGCCCTCGTTGATGGCGCGGTAGAGGAACTGCTCGTCCATTTCCATCAGTTTCATCTTGTCCTTGACCAGGGCGATGAAGTCCATGGCGTCCACTTCCGGCTCGCCCCGGGACTTGCGGATGGCGTTGAGGGCTGCCTTGAGGAAATAGATGTTGCTGACGCCGGGGATTTCCACCGGATACTGGAAGGCCAGAAACACCCCTGCGCGGGCGCGTTCCTCCGGCTTCAGCGCCAGCAGGTCCTGACCCCGATACCAGACTTTGCCTTCGGTGACCTCGTAGCCTTCGCGGCCGGCCAGCACGTTGGCCAGGGTGCTCTTGCCGGAGCCGTTGGGGCCCATGATGGCGTGGACCTGGCCGTAGTCGAGGGTCAGATCCACCCCAAAGAGGATGGGTTTGTCCTCCACCCTGGCGTGGAGGTTTTCGATTTTGAGCAGGGGTTCGGTCATGACGGTTGATCTATCCTCAAGTCTTTGCAGATTTGTCGTGCCAGCAGGTCTTTGATTTCATCCCACGCTTCCTTCCAGACTGACGCCCAGCAGATTCTGCGCCTCCACCGCGAACTCCATCGGCAGTTCCTTGAACACTTCCTTGCAGAAGCCGTTGACGATCATCGACACCGCGTCCTCCGGCGAGATGCCGCGCTGCTGGCAGTAGAACAGCTGGTCCTCACTGATGCGCGAAGTGGTGGCCTCGTGTTCCACCTGGGCGTCGGCGCGCTTGACCTCGATGTAAGGGAAAGTGTGGGCGCCGCAGCGGTCGCCGATGAGGAGCGAGTCGCACTGGGTGTAGTTGCGCGCCCCCTCGGCGCTTTTGAGCACCTTCACCAGGCCGCGGTAGCTGTTCTGCGCCTTCCCGGCGGAGATGCCCTTGGAGATGATGGTGCTCCGGGTGTTTTTGCCGATGTGGATCATCTTGGTGCCGGTGTCGGCCTGCTGGAAGTGATTGGTGACCGCCACCGAGTAGAACTCGCCCACCGAGCCGTCGCCGCGCAGGATGCAGCTGGGATACTTCCAGGTGATGGCCGAGCCGGTCTCCACCTGGGTCCAGGAGATCTTGGCCCGCTCCCCG comes from Methylomarinovum caldicuralii and encodes:
- the sufC gene encoding Fe-S cluster assembly ATPase SufC — protein: MLKIENLHARVEDKPILFGVDLTLDYGQVHAIMGPNGSGKSTLANVLAGREGYEVTEGKVWYRGQDLLALKPEERARAGVFLAFQYPVEIPGVSNIYFLKAALNAIRKSRGEPEVDAMDFIALVKDKMKLMEMDEQFLYRAINEGFSGGEKKRNEILQMLVLEPTLCILDEIDSGLDIDALKIVAKGINALRGPQRGFLMVTHYQRLLDYVVPDVVHVFAGGRIVKSGGPELAKELEAKGYGWIEAHLEAQAR
- the prfB gene encoding peptide chain release factor 2 (programmed frameshift), which produces MEALELNQLSRKIEDLQSRVEALRGYLDYDNKKERLEEILRELEDPAVWNDPDRAQALGKERAHLEETVQTLDNLSQGLADAAELLEMAQEEGDEDTIASIAADLENFEKTVADLEFRRMFAGEMDASNAFLDIQAGSGGTEAQDWADMLLRMYLRWAENKGFKTEIIELSPGEVAGIKSATIKVEGPYAYGWLRTETGVHRLVRKSPFDAGNRRHTSFAAVFVSPEVEDDIDIDINPADLRIDVYRASGAGGQHVNRTESAVRITHLPTGIVVQCQNDRSQHKNKATAMKQLKAKLYELEMQKRRAEQQQLEASKSDIGWGNQIRSYVLDQSRIKDLRTGVEVGNTQAVLDGDLDPFIEASLKQGL
- a CDS encoding CHAD domain-containing protein; this encodes MTLETALRDYLAQQLRVVEAEEAGIVQDTDPEPLHRFRVALRRSRAVLGEMQAEVVPKLAGLRRQMAAVMRRTNARRDADVFLALLPTWRGQVLDFLADGIEGLERPLRRQREEAHRQVLALLGSEEYRKLKNDWHAWLTAPPGAWLAAEQTEPPAEILQRHIARRRKKVKKRLRTLARDAAPEAVHRLRIAVKKLRYLLEFAAASGEIAGAKQAIARLKELQDWLGAHHDAAVQSAWLGRILTEAPRLSRHTAAVIGWLLAERQRCQARALRKLSRLSGRWGD
- the sufU gene encoding Fe-S cluster assembly sulfur transfer protein SufU, with protein sequence MLDDLRDLYQEVVFDHNRNPRNFRPMEDADRIIEGHNPLCGDRITLYLKLDGDRIADVSFQGQGCAISTASASLMTEIVKGKTLAEAEKLFDVFHKIVTGQDDDLKREELGKLAVLAGVRQYPSRIKCATLPWHSLEAAIKGEQEAVSTE
- a CDS encoding SufS family cysteine desulfurase, with protein sequence MSAYPIDRIRADFPILAQQVRGKPLVYLDNAASAQKPNAVIDTLADFYRRDFANIHRSVHTLGERATARYEAARETVRQFLNAEAVEEIVFVRGTTEAINLVAQSWGHSNLKEGDEILITAMEHHSNIVPWQLVCQQTGAVLKVAPIDTHGELLLEAFERLLTARTKLVAVTHMSNALGTINPVERLIDMAHAHGAKVLVDGAQAVPHLAVDVQALGCDFYAFSGHKVYGPTGIGALYGRRGLLEAMPPWQGGGEMIRTVTFEKTEYADPPYKFEAGTPAIAEAVGLAAAIEYVQGIGLEAIAAHEHDLIQYATERAAEVPGLRLIGTARHKGAILSFVVDRVHPHDLGTFLDHYGIAVRAGHHCAMPVMDFFRVPATARASFGMYNTREEVDLLIYALKEIIKVFS
- a CDS encoding non-heme iron oxygenase ferredoxin subunit; its protein translation is MSDWIEVCKVEDLKPGQHVVVEVDGTEVAVFNLDGGFYAIEDVCTHDGAEIASGEVEGDVIVCPRHGARFCIKTGEVLSPPAYEDLHVFPVRVKDGMVQVRDDR
- the sufD gene encoding Fe-S cluster assembly protein SufD, producing MTLPAEVIEPLRRHTDVLAENAPAWLAGLRRKALERFVACGFPSPREEEWRYTNVTPIARKRFPVAAESGQVDVAWVQQRLLADCWHLVFIDGHFHRDLSHPALAGDVILCDLDSALRRHPDQVSRILGQAVDEDHGFIAYNTALFHGGMLLWLQSGVELEHPVQILHIQTQPAAALTRHLIRLEAGARATVIESYAGVEAGLTAHVTEVVLAENAALDHVKIQEEHDRAFHFGGFYVDQADGARCRQTHFALGALLARSDIHARLGQGCETRFDGLHWADGRRHLDSHTRLIHARPDSVSREAYKAIAEQRGRSVFQGRIVVEPGAQRTDAEMNNRNLLLSDDAEIDTKPQLEIYADDVKCAHGVTVGQLDPDALFYLETRGIDQAAARQLLLYGFVNELIEQVGIVPLRAYLHRRLDDRFDAIELDEES